From a region of the Zingiber officinale cultivar Zhangliang chromosome 4B, Zo_v1.1, whole genome shotgun sequence genome:
- the LOC121977986 gene encoding uncharacterized protein LOC121977986 yields MNQYDRECMKIAMLKQEEIFRYQVHELHRLYKIQKVLMTRHHELLDYFALPGPAKKNNTLTVGLEESDLELKLAAGNDRAPSKKNSTQLAYDSGSSFSGRRTNEEGEDQATSLALPVFQTEHDRLFQIVIDL; encoded by the exons ATGAATCAGTACGATAGAGAGTGCATGAAGATCGCCATGTTAAAACAGGAAGAGATCTTCAGGTATCAG GTGCATGAACTCCACCGTCTGTACAAAATCCAGAAAGTGTTGATGACGAGGCACCATGAGCTGCTCGACTACTTTGCACTCCCAGGCCCAGCAAAGAAAAACAACACGCTGACCGTGGGGCTGGAAGAGAGTGATTTGGAGCTGAAGCTTGCCGCCGGAAACGACAGAGCTCCGTCAAAGAAAAACAGCACTCAGTTGGCTTATGATTCAGGCTCGAGCTTTTCTGGCAGAAGAACAAACGAAGAAGGAGAAGATCAAGCAACGTCGTTGGCTCTTCCGGTGTTCCAAACAGAACATGATCGTTTATTTCAGATTGTGATTGATTTGTGA